In Anaerolineales bacterium, the following proteins share a genomic window:
- a CDS encoding ABC transporter permease: protein MKKLLDSKWLFIVPSLFMLGLFLLPLLAVFIRSANPEFFDFALSKQALSALRLSLVTSIITTFCAILFGTPLAYILANWKIKIKSWVELLIDLPIVLPPSVAGLALLIAFGRRGLFGSTLDIFGVSLPFTTTAVVMAQLFVAAPLYIRSARVGFAGIDKQLEEAANVEGANRWQLFREVMLPLSGRALLSGAILTWTRALGEFGATILFAGNLQGVTQTMPMAIYLGFESNLGVALALSVVLVIVSIILLALTRRLEKSDHE from the coding sequence TTGAAAAAACTCCTCGACTCGAAATGGTTATTCATTGTCCCAAGCCTTTTTATGCTGGGATTATTCTTGTTACCTTTGTTGGCGGTATTTATTCGTTCAGCCAATCCCGAGTTTTTTGATTTTGCACTTTCAAAGCAGGCGTTGAGCGCGCTGCGCTTGAGTTTGGTCACCAGCATCATTACAACCTTTTGCGCGATCCTTTTTGGAACTCCGCTGGCTTATATCCTTGCAAATTGGAAGATCAAAATCAAATCGTGGGTCGAATTGTTGATTGACCTGCCGATCGTCCTGCCGCCCTCTGTGGCGGGGCTGGCTTTGCTCATCGCTTTTGGGCGCAGAGGATTGTTTGGCTCAACGCTGGACATCTTCGGCGTTTCGCTTCCATTCACGACAACGGCGGTTGTGATGGCTCAACTGTTTGTCGCCGCGCCGCTGTACATTCGCTCGGCAAGAGTTGGTTTTGCAGGGATTGACAAACAACTCGAAGAAGCCGCCAACGTGGAGGGCGCGAATCGCTGGCAATTGTTCCGTGAGGTGATGCTCCCGCTGTCAGGACGCGCTTTGTTGAGCGGAGCGATCCTCACCTGGACGCGCGCCCTCGGCGAATTTGGCGCGACGATCCTTTTTGCGGGGAATCTGCAAGGCGTGACGCAAACCATGCCGATGGCGATCTACTTGGGCTTTGAAAGTAACCTCGGTGTGGCGCTGGCTTTATCGGTCGTGTTGGTGATCGTGTCCATTATTCTTTTGGCTCTGACTCGGCGGCTGGAAAAGTCTGATCACGAGTAA
- a CDS encoding Rdx family protein, with translation MGELIKNYEHVIEAITLVPSDGGRFEVTVNGQLLFSKLQSHRHAEAGEITGLVRKMVGE, from the coding sequence ATGGGCGAGTTGATCAAGAATTACGAGCATGTGATCGAAGCGATCACCCTTGTGCCATCGGACGGCGGACGGTTCGAAGTGACGGTCAATGGGCAGTTGTTGTTCTCGAAGTTGCAGTCGCATCGTCATGCCGAGGCGGGGGAGATCACGGGGTTGGTGAGGAAGATGGTTGGAGAGTAA
- the trpS gene encoding tryptophan--tRNA ligase, with the protein MPKKGRVFSGARPTGKQHLGNYLGAIRNYVALQDDYDCVYCVVDVHALTTVETTQDLRQNTIEMVLDWLAAGIRPKESIVFVQSHVPEVMELHTYLSMVTQMGKLTDLPTFKEKLAQQPENANYGLLGYPVLMTADIVLYKSDIVPVGIDQAPHLEFAREIVRSFNYRYNTKALIEPQVKHTEVLKVLGIDGKAKMSKSLNNHIELAATPEETTARVREMVTDPARVKRTDPGNPDVCNVFSMHKIFSPQDEVDMINIECRRAGIGCVDCKMRFAANLNKHLEPFRAKRAELASKPDHVTAVLNDGASRAREIAQETMREVREAIQLP; encoded by the coding sequence ATGCCAAAAAAGGGACGCGTATTTTCGGGAGCAAGACCCACAGGAAAGCAACATCTTGGAAATTATCTCGGCGCGATACGGAACTACGTCGCGTTGCAGGATGACTACGATTGCGTCTATTGCGTCGTAGATGTCCACGCGCTGACGACAGTTGAAACGACCCAGGATTTGCGCCAAAACACAATTGAAATGGTTTTGGATTGGCTCGCGGCGGGCATCCGCCCCAAAGAGTCGATCGTGTTTGTTCAATCGCATGTGCCCGAAGTGATGGAATTGCACACGTACCTCTCGATGGTCACTCAAATGGGCAAACTCACTGACCTGCCGACCTTCAAAGAGAAACTTGCCCAACAGCCCGAAAACGCCAACTACGGCTTGCTCGGCTATCCCGTGTTGATGACCGCCGACATCGTTTTATACAAATCGGACATCGTCCCCGTCGGCATCGATCAGGCGCCGCATCTTGAATTTGCCCGCGAGATCGTCCGCTCGTTCAATTATCGCTACAACACAAAAGCGCTGATCGAGCCGCAGGTCAAACACACCGAAGTGCTGAAAGTCCTCGGCATTGACGGCAAAGCGAAGATGAGCAAGAGTTTGAACAATCACATCGAACTCGCCGCCACGCCCGAAGAGACGACCGCTCGCGTGCGTGAGATGGTCACCGACCCGGCGCGCGTCAAACGCACCGACCCGGGCAACCCCGACGTGTGCAACGTCTTCTCGATGCACAAGATCTTCTCGCCGCAAGACGAAGTGGATATGATCAACATCGAGTGCCGCCGCGCGGGCATCGGATGTGTGGATTGCAAGATGCGCTTCGCCGCCAATTTGAACAAGCACCTTGAACCCTTCCGCGCCAAACGTGCCGAACTCGCTTCCAAACCGGACCATGTGACTGCCGTGCTGAACGACGGAGCGTCGCGTGCCCGTGAGATCGCGCAAGAGACGATGCGTGAAGTCCGCGAGGCGATTCAGTTGCCGTGA
- the dtd gene encoding D-aminoacyl-tRNA deacylase, which translates to MRVLIQRVSQASVTVDQQTISKIGKGLLILLGVGHGDGEEQVAFLAEKTANLRIFEDDQGKTNLSVLDVKGEAIVVSQFTLYANTQKGRRPSFIEAGLPEVAEPLVNRFVELLRGHGVPTQTGQFGAHMEVEIHNDGPVTIWLEK; encoded by the coding sequence ATGCGAGTCTTAATCCAAAGAGTTTCCCAAGCCAGCGTTACCGTAGATCAACAGACGATATCCAAAATCGGAAAAGGTCTGTTGATTCTTTTGGGCGTTGGTCACGGGGACGGCGAGGAGCAAGTCGCGTTTCTCGCGGAGAAGACCGCCAACTTGAGAATCTTCGAAGACGATCAAGGCAAGACGAATCTCTCCGTGTTGGACGTGAAAGGGGAAGCGATCGTCGTTTCGCAGTTCACGCTGTACGCAAACACCCAAAAGGGACGACGTCCCTCCTTTATTGAGGCAGGCTTACCCGAAGTCGCTGAACCGTTAGTGAATCGCTTCGTCGAATTGCTGCGCGGACACGGAGTCCCAACGCAGACGGGTCAATTCGGCGCGCACATGGAAGTGGAAATCCACAACGACGGACCCGTCACGATCTGGCTGGAGAAATGA
- a CDS encoding nitroreductase/quinone reductase family protein, translating into MNVKPNAAQKFLHRFLMLRPVSAILAKTLYRADNFLLWATRGRLTVTRIVGLPIIQLTTKGAKTGQARTMPLLSIPDGEKIVLIASYFGGKRNPGWYYNLKANPECEARVNGETKKFLAREAFDAERERYFQLGNSYYAGYAKYRERAAHRHIPVMVLEPKKPS; encoded by the coding sequence ATGAACGTCAAGCCGAACGCCGCCCAGAAATTTTTGCATCGCTTTTTGATGCTGAGACCTGTCTCTGCGATTCTGGCAAAAACTTTATATCGCGCGGATAATTTTCTCTTGTGGGCAACGCGGGGAAGACTCACAGTGACGCGTATCGTCGGTTTGCCGATCATTCAATTGACGACCAAAGGCGCGAAGACGGGACAAGCAAGAACGATGCCGCTTTTGAGCATTCCCGACGGTGAGAAGATTGTATTGATCGCTTCGTACTTCGGCGGGAAGCGTAACCCGGGCTGGTATTACAACTTGAAAGCCAACCCCGAATGTGAAGCGCGGGTGAATGGGGAAACGAAAAAATTCCTGGCACGCGAAGCGTTCGATGCTGAACGCGAACGATATTTTCAATTGGGCAATTCATATTACGCGGGCTATGCCAAATACCGCGAACGCGCCGCGCATCGTCATATCCCCGTGATGGTGTTGGAACCGAAGAAACCTTCTTAA
- a CDS encoding 5'-3' exonuclease H3TH domain-containing protein, which yields MKIHLIDGTYELFRAHFGAPPKKSLSGQEVGATLGLIRSLLMLLQTEGVTHVAVAFDHVIESFRNKMYAGYKTSEGVDPIILNQFELAEKAVAALGVPVWSMVKFEADDAIATATAKFKKEKSVEQIIICSVDKDLTQMVDGKKVICWDRRREITLDEKGVVEKFGVKPESIPDYLALVGDSADGYPGIKGWGEKSTASVLAKYKHIESIPKDPKKIPLSLGRATTLLENLQANYQDALLFRELSTLRLDVPLKESLKDLEWRGARQSLKKVCEELREERILERVKKWR from the coding sequence ATGAAAATCCATTTGATAGACGGCACCTACGAACTCTTCCGCGCCCACTTTGGCGCGCCGCCGAAAAAATCCCTCAGCGGACAAGAAGTAGGCGCAACACTCGGATTAATCCGCAGTTTGTTGATGTTACTGCAAACCGAAGGCGTGACTCATGTCGCGGTGGCATTTGACCATGTCATCGAATCGTTTCGCAACAAAATGTATGCGGGATACAAAACCAGCGAAGGCGTAGACCCGATCATCTTGAATCAATTTGAATTGGCGGAGAAAGCAGTCGCCGCTTTGGGCGTGCCTGTCTGGTCCATGGTCAAGTTTGAAGCGGACGATGCGATTGCGACCGCCACTGCAAAATTCAAAAAAGAAAAATCGGTCGAACAAATCATCATCTGCTCAGTGGACAAAGACTTGACTCAAATGGTGGACGGCAAAAAAGTCATCTGCTGGGATCGAAGGCGTGAGATCACGCTGGATGAAAAAGGCGTGGTCGAAAAATTCGGCGTGAAGCCCGAATCGATTCCCGATTATCTGGCGTTGGTCGGCGATTCGGCGGATGGCTACCCTGGCATCAAAGGCTGGGGAGAAAAATCCACGGCTTCGGTATTGGCGAAATACAAACACATCGAGTCCATTCCCAAAGACCCGAAGAAAATTCCGTTGAGTTTAGGGCGTGCAACGACTCTGCTTGAAAATTTACAAGCCAATTATCAGGATGCGTTGCTGTTCAGGGAATTATCCACGCTTCGACTGGATGTGCCGTTGAAAGAGTCGCTCAAGGATTTGGAATGGCGCGGAGCGCGTCAAAGTTTGAAGAAAGTGTGTGAAGAACTGAGGGAAGAGAGGATTTTGGAGCGGGTGAAGAAGTGGCGGTAA
- a CDS encoding DUF1697 domain-containing protein: MAQLREVLAQAGFKNVRTYIQSGNALVDTDISAKELETKVHALIKKHIGADLTIVVRTASQLQKVLDENPFKDGYDISRIFFVLFADSPPAQKVKELLAQDYSPEKLAILKNAAYMFIPNTYGSGKLSNNYLEKKLGVAATTRNFNTLTKLIEISK, encoded by the coding sequence ATGGCTCAATTGCGTGAGGTTCTTGCCCAAGCAGGCTTTAAAAATGTAAGGACATACATCCAGAGTGGTAATGCGTTGGTAGATACCGATATTTCAGCAAAAGAATTGGAAACCAAAGTTCATGCTCTAATCAAAAAGCATATTGGAGCAGATTTGACTATTGTGGTACGCACAGCGAGTCAATTGCAAAAAGTATTGGATGAGAATCCATTCAAGGACGGATACGATATCTCCCGCATCTTCTTTGTCTTGTTTGCAGATTCGCCTCCTGCGCAAAAAGTCAAAGAACTGCTGGCGCAGGATTATTCGCCTGAGAAGTTGGCGATTCTCAAGAATGCCGCCTACATGTTTATCCCCAACACCTATGGCAGTGGTAAACTCTCCAATAATTATCTGGAAAAGAAACTCGGCGTCGCGGCAACCACCCGTAACTTCAACACATTGACCAAATTGATCGAGATAAGCAAATGA
- a CDS encoding dihydrofolate reductase family protein: protein MRKIRYQVACSLDGYIADVDGKTGWIVDEPSIDFGALFDQFDTLLMGRLTYEGMAATADGFWGKAVYVFSKTLKQEDHPQVTIVSDNPQSMLNEMRSMSGKDIWLFGGGELFQSLLALGCVDTVEPAIIPIILGGGRPLLPSPAIQQALTLTSHRVFPSGIVWLEYTIRKSEEANV, encoded by the coding sequence AAATTCGATATCAGGTCGCGTGCAGTTTGGACGGATACATTGCCGATGTGGACGGTAAAACGGGCTGGATCGTGGATGAACCTTCGATAGATTTCGGCGCTTTGTTTGACCAGTTCGATACGCTTCTCATGGGACGCCTGACATATGAGGGGATGGCGGCGACCGCCGACGGTTTTTGGGGAAAGGCTGTGTATGTTTTTTCTAAAACATTAAAGCAGGAAGATCATCCTCAAGTCACAATTGTTTCTGATAATCCCCAGTCCATGCTCAATGAGATGCGTTCAATGTCTGGCAAGGATATCTGGCTTTTCGGCGGCGGAGAACTCTTTCAGAGTTTATTGGCTTTGGGCTGTGTGGATACAGTAGAACCAGCAATCATCCCCATTATTTTAGGTGGAGGACGACCTCTGCTTCCGTCGCCAGCGATTCAACAAGCACTGACCCTGACTTCTCATCGAGTATTTCCAAGCGGGATTGTCTGGTTGGAGTACACGATTCGCAAAAGCGAGGAAGCCAACGTTTAA